From the Lathyrus oleraceus cultivar Zhongwan6 chromosome 3, CAAS_Psat_ZW6_1.0, whole genome shotgun sequence genome, the window tgaaatgagccgattttgtgaatctgtcaacaatcacccaaatagcttcaaaattcttaattgtcctcggtaaaccagaaacaaaatccatactgatactatcccacttccactctggaatagccaacggttgcattagcccagacggcttctgatgctcaatctttgacttctgacaagtcaaacaagaataaacaaaactcgcaatttctcttttcattcccggctaccaaaataactttttcaaatcatgatacatcttcgtagccccaggatgaatactcaggccactacgatgtccttcctcaagaatactgttcttaagttcggtaacataaggaatacacacccgattaccaaatttcaaaacaccattctcatcaactctgaattcaccaccttgaccttgattcactagagtcaacttatcaaccaaaagcacatcggatttctgaccctctctaatctcatccagaataccactcgttaacttcaacattcccaatttaacactattgtgagtactctcacacaccaaactcaagtctctaaactgctcaattaaatccaattccttaaccattaacatagacatatgcaatgatttccgactcaatgcatcagccactacgtttgctttacccggatggtaattcaaaccaaagtcataatccttcagaaactctaaccatctcctctgtctcatattcagctctttctgatcaaacaaatactttaaacttttatggtcactgaaaacctcaaatcttgacccgtacaagtaatgcctccataacttcagaacaaataccacagctgccaactctaaatcgtgtgtcggatagttcctctcatgaaccttcagttgtctcgaagcataagctacaacctgcttaaACTATGCCAAACAAGGgattagacagcgctttttttgACATTAGACAGCGCTTAAAAGCGCTGGCTATACTGGCGCTGGTATaggtcttagacagcgcttaatttactaaaaaagcgctggcatagggggggtttagacagcgctttttcaataaaagcgctgtctaaaacccccctatgccagcgcttttttagttaatttcatgttgaaattaactaaaaaagcgctggcatagggggGGTTTAGATTGCGCTTTTACtgaaaaagcgctgtctaaaccccccctatgccagcgcttttattaaaaaagcgctggcataggtggttaattcaacaaaatatagtgtaaaaaagcgctggcatagggtGGGCTATACCAGCGCTTTTACAGAAAAAGCGCTGGTATAGCCaccctatgccagcgcttttttacactatattttgttgaattaaccacctatgccagcgcttttttaataaaagcgctgtctaaggtcaAAATTAAAATGCCTTTACCAGCGCTTTTTGCCTAGAAGCGCTGTCTAAGACTCCAAATTTTGGAGGATCTTTTTATACGTTTTCACCACATTATTTAGCACCTGTAAATTGCAAATTTCAGCAGATTTTCATAAATTGGAGCTTGAATCCAATCTATATGCACCTTATAGTTCAACACATTGTAGTTCTATCTTCTGAATATGCACATATACTTGAAAATCTATATGCATTATAAACACATTATAGTTCAACACAATATACTTCTAATTTCAGCAGTTTTTTGAGTATTTATATATATACTTGAAAATGTTTGCCTTTACAAAAAATCTACACATTTCTAATAACCTGCAAAAATGCTAATCAAAATGTATTTCAACACATTCTAGTTCTATCTTCTAAATATGCTATATAACCTGAAACAACACCAAATAAAGATTGTAGTAAGCAAATGGAATTCACTCAAAGTTATTCAGATCACATTCAAAATTAAAGTAAGAGTTCAATACCTCACAAAACCTGTAGCTCgataatgaattgacacaattcctCTTTAATTTCATCCAACTGATCTTTTGAGTAATAAGCACATCTatattcatcaaagtactacataataatataacatagTATGATTTAGTTAAATCTATTTAATTATGAGAAATATGTGTTAAATATgaaaataactcataagttagaaatcCATACATCAGATGGAATATCTGTTCGATCCATAAGAAGAGTTTCTTTCATAAACCTCAACGTGTAATATCCACAATCTATATTATTACGCTGTCGAGGACACTACACATGGAAAAACAATATGGATAAATATCCTAAGTTTTATCAtgtgtcatcactaatataatcAAAATTGTGATAATTAATATACCTCCACTCTATTCCATGTAATGTTATTGGCTTTTCTCTTTGGTACTTGAATTTTTCTTTGTgctcgaacagtttgtataatGCTATAATGAAATATAAACGAATAtttagaacaattcacataaatAAATAAGTATACACACGAATATTGGGTTATTTGCACTTACGTGTCAACTATCGTCTTCATAGCAGGGTATGTTGTCCAATCCTTGTGTAAAGAATCCAAATAATACACAATTTCTTTAAAAGGATTTATCGCGAccaacaaccaatgtccactgtaataAAACAAATGTTAGATGGAAACTTTCTACACGACGtcaaaatatgaaaaattatAACAGATGAATTTAGATTGAAGAACTAACCCGTCGCCGGTATTAAACGGTAAAAAGAACAACTTTTCTCTATCTGTGTCGGCCATAAAGCGCTCGACTACATACGTCCTGACTTCATCTGGTTTTCTTATCATTTCGGTTAAGTTCGTTTTCATGGGATTTAAGAATGAGAATCTTTGCTCCAACCCACGCGGACCCATCAATTTGTCATATAAATACCTtatataaaaacatcattaacatttAGACTATTCATATGAAACGAGTAAATAACTTGTTCAAGAATTTAAACAAAGTAGATCGGATATACCTCATGTATGTGTTGATAACACCAACGCTTAATTGCGTATGATacaaaatttgatcaaaatccTCTTTACCCAATGGCTCGGCATACTCAAAACCAAAAATAGCTCCATCCATAGGTATTAAACGAACACATCCATCCGAAATATCTGTCGTTTCTAAATATGTATGGAGGCACGCTCTATACTTGGAAGGATTTTTCTTTTTAGCCCCGGTCCTCTTGGAAATTTCAGTCTTCTTAGCAACAGGAATCTAAATATCATATAATTAGTAAGGTGAAGTGTAAGATGACGAATTAACAGGAATCTAAATAGCATATAATTGTGATGTACCTCTTTTTGcgatgcaactgactcgatttcCCGCGCAATCCCCTTATCTTTTGctttggattttgtgggagtctaaTTAACATTAACATGTAAAAAATGTGTACGTAAAATGCGCGTAAAAAATTTGAATACCTAAAGGTTCATAATggttttaagcatacctcatatcctacgaTAATGAGGTctgtcggccatgcaacaaatgAACCTATGGCATCTCCCAATAAAGTTGCATCCGAAACATCGTCAGGATGTGGTAATAACGCATCCTTCTCCAAAGCAATATCAACCGAGACTTTCAAAGATCCAGTAGGGAGCGGTTTAGTGTGAAGTAATTCACCCAAATTGTTATGAACTTTccccttgccaaccatccgataaGTCGGTCTCGCTAAGTAGAGgtgacaaggtgaaatgccctaaaaccaataataaatatGACATTTTAATGTGTATATATGACAATTAAATAAATTAAGCTAATTTAATTTCATAATAAGATATATAATTACCTCTGGAATAGTCGGTTGAAAATTACAATTGATACTATCTTTGTCACTAGTATCTTTAAAACCCGCTGCTCGATCTCTTTCTCTTTCCTTTCTTAATTCAAGAACTTCAGCTTTTAATGCTTCCAAAGTTTGCTGCAGTTCTTTATTGCTAGGAGTCTTTGTTTTTTAATATTCAAGGATTTTTGAGTGATCCCAAATCCCTTgcccctcacccgaccagaatactcgGGAACATCTAATGCTCGACTCAGTATGCTCCTGCAATCAGTGTCTTCATATGGAACTATAGATTGAGATAGAGTCTCCTGAAAATCATATGAACATACACACAATAGTAATGTTATTGTCTTAAGTAAGTGTCAAAGTCAAAGTGTTCGAAATTGGACGATTCAAAAGTGTCAAAGTCAAAGTGTTATTGTCTTAAATAATGCTATACTTACACATTTCTCAAATATTTGTTGAACGTCTTCTTTAATCTTTCCATCCTTACCgacacgggcttccttccacaaaacatgtgccGGAAGAGATGTTTCAGAACTATTCTCCTTTGTTAACTACACATTAAGCATAATATGATCAAATATAACTCATGACAAAATATGATCAAATATAACAAGTATATCAATGCAATTTATAGATACTTACTATAGACTGCTCTAAGCGTCCATATCCAACACGCCCTTTTCTATAGGGATACGCCGGACTTGATGCTCTTTGCCGGTTTGTTTCACTTACACTCTTAAATTCTTGGGTTTTTCGTTTGGATTTAAACGTTTCCCATTCTTTAGGTGAAATCAAACTTGCATATTTAGATGGAAGCTCTGCATCAACAAAAGTACCTTCCGTATCCCTAAGAAAGGTGGTTGATAAAAAGGTTCTAAACCCTCTTAGTAACTTTCCGGCCAATTTGAGACAATGATCTCTTCTGTTTTCTTCGATGTCGAAACACCTCTACGAAAAACATACACACATTGCGTTAGTACAATTAATTTAAAGACATAATCGTCATTAAAAACAAATAACATCACATATggtacctttatctcactccatATTTTGTCTTTAGCTTCGTTCAATTGTTTATTTCTCCAATTATCACAAGTAATTGGAACTTCATTCCTTACCAATGCACCAATAAAACTTGTCAATgttgaaccgttaggctcaattagttgtcCACCTTCGTTCCAATGCACTTTTATTAAAACGCCTCGATCTCTATCTCGAATAACTTTCTTCATAACCGTTATTCCACGTTTAATTTCCCTTTCCGCACCACCAACGGTCTCATCACCATGTGGGTGATCCTCGTTACTAGCCATCTGTAATAAAGAAAAACATAAACACAATATTAAGCAAATATGAATACAAATCAAGTAAGTGTCAAAGTCAAAGTGTATTGAATTGGACGAAAATTACATGGTAGCCTACAAACGGGCCAAAGGACTCAAAAATGAACTCGATTCGTCCAAATTCCGAGTGGAAGCATgtttacctaagtcactaacatctctttcttttctttgttggaatattaatcacttgtttcttagcaatgcgtacggatgaattgatccaaattccctcattatgatcgtttcttatatatgactcatccggtataagatcatcaacttcatcatttctattcaactcattccgtctaatgcatgactcattctcaacatcaatatcacattgatcgacaccgctatcatcagtgactttgttagagaaaagcactatagaccattttgtactcttcgggtcattcacatagaacacttattttcatataccgttcagcagggtacatccatctcatataagctggtccacacaactgtgtctctttcacaagatgaacaactaaatgaaccattatgtcaaaaaaagacggaggaaaatacatttcaagctcacacaaggtaattacaatctctttttgtagtgttggtaagatctcgggatcgatcaccttactacaaattgacctaaagaaaaaacacaatttagttatggcacttcttactttttctggcaaaatagaacgtatacctatcggtagaaaatgttccattataacatggcaatcatgtgtcttcaaattcttcaacttgaggtctttcatagaaacaagtcttctgatatcagatgagtaaccttctggaaccttaacttcactcagagacttacacaaattttttttctcctttctagataaagtaaaagcggcaggtggtagatatgttcgtcttcctttctttacgggtgctaattcagttctcattcccatttttaacatgtcctgccttgctttaaggccatccttagacttgccttttatattgagtaatgtaccgataacactttcaaatacgtttttttcaatatgcataacatcgagaaaatgtctcacgtacaaagacttccaatatggcaattcaaaaaatatcgaccttttcttccacccacctttcacaatcttatgtgcaaaaggcttgccaaactcagtacgcacatctttcaccttttcaaaaacttgttcacctgacaatgcgggtggagctctacgatgttcggtgtctccattgaatgcttttctccacccacggtagtgatgtttagaatgtaagaatctacgatgaccgagaaacacattcttctggcaaagttccaatcgaatcgtatcggttccgtcttcacaaacaggacacgcacgttgacctttaatgctatacccagatagattcccgtatgctggaaaatcattaattgtgccaaacaacatcgccctcaaattgaaactttctttcctatatccatcataaacctccacaccgttctcccacaaaatctttaaatcttcgatcagaggtgtcaagtatacgtctatgtcattccctggttgtttaggcccagagattaacatagataacatcatgtacttacgcttcatacatagccacggaggtaggttataaatcataagaatcacaggccatgtggtatgtgagatactttgaagaccatgtgggttcattccatcagtagataatgccaatcgaaggtttcttgcttctgatccaaactcaggataatcattatcaatcttcgaccactgtggtgaatcagccggatgccgatactttccatcaataattctttcatctgcatgccaagtaagatgtcttgcatcggtttcactacgaaacatgcgcctaaatctcggaattatcggaaaataccataagacttttgcgggagataatcttttcttatatcgagacaaaccgcatttagggcactcagttaacattgcatattcgttacgaaacaaaatgcaatcgttaggacaagcatgtatcttatcatagctcatgccaatagagcacaacattttttttgcctcataggttcgattaggaagaacattatcatccggtagcatttctctcataagggccaacaactctgtgaaacttttatccgaccatccattgcccgcctttaagttgtacaactttaataccgcagaaagtcttgagaatttagtgcaacctttgtacaacggtttctctgcatcgcttaccatcctctcaaacatttcaggacaatcatgaagatcttcatccagtgcttctacaatctcttcaactcgatcacaatcgtatgtttccgtgtctttgtcgtatgaagcataggtcgtattacttttcTCCCTCtgttcaacattctcgttaattttctcaccatgaaatatccaacacgtataacttcgatcaattccacGCATCAGtaaatgcgatttcaatccatcTGCGTCAACCCGACCCAtataacaacaacccaagcaaggacattTCATTCGACTGGGGTCTTTGACATGTTCAACAgcaaacttaacgaattccaataccccattctcgtactcttTCGACAATCGATCGGCAGACATCCATtttttatccatggttttcctaaATTATTCACGCAACTATttcaaaacaacataaaagaaGAATTTCCTAAGATAAACACTTTCGCGTCACAAAAAGAAGATTATTACAAActaataaatatatatatatatatatatatatatatatatatatatatatatatatatatatatatatatatatatatatatatatatctattcTTCTACTAACTATGAAGTGAAGTAACTATAACTATGTTGTAGTTATGCTATTAAAATCATGACAATTTGGATATTTATTATGATTGAATGTCAAATGATTGGAAATAATTTAGAGGACTAACACCCTATATGAATAAACAACTTATTTCCGCGTTTATCATATAATTGCTTATATTATAAGTCATTTCTatgaaaaaaagaagaagaggcAATAAGTTACTACCTTTTAATTGTGGATGTCAACAAAGCTTGTTAGCAATAGTCCTCAATTGAGTCCTAAGGAAATGAACACCCTATAAAATAAACAACAGCTTATTAGACATTAAACAGATCAAGCAATGTATCAATCAGTCAGTAAAGTAATCAACTAAAGTACAAGCAATTCAAGTAGGGTAATATGTCAATCCAAAACTAGTTCAGCATTGTCAAAAACCAATTTAATACCAATCCAACTTAGCAAAATATTTTCCAAACCAGTCCAACACATTCAAGCAAATAACAAGTGTAGTTCAAATGTGCAATATAGTTCAGCAGTCCAACATAATTCAAGTTTAATCAGTTCAGTTTCATGGCATCAGAAAAAAAACAATTCAACAAGGTAAAATCACAAGCCAAGTCAATGCAGTTCCATTCAATTAACTTTGACTCACATCATTCCCATTCTAACAAGCTAGCCTTTCTTTAACTGTCTAACAGCTGACCTGCATTTTCTAAACTTGCATTTCAGTTTTTCATTCTAACACTAACCACACTAATTAACTATTTCATTAACACTAACACCATCTCCCTTTAACAGTTCTATCTAATCCTATCCAACTTACACGCCAATGCTAACAATCACATTTAACACTTGCTACAATTCATCATCAGTATAATAGAAACCTAATGGAAGCTAACACAAACCATCTCCCTTTGACATGGTGATTAATATCAAAAATATATACATTTGTTAACATACCACAAAAGAATCAACTGCCCTAACACACAAAAGAATCAACTGCCCTAACACAAGAGAATCAACTGCCCTAACACATGAACCACAAAAGAATCAACCCAGAAGCAAACCTTTATCACTAATAAACTGCCCTAAATAAAGAAAGATGAAACGAACAGAAAATGCACTTACAAAAATGTAAACGGTGATGAACGAAGTGAGTGATGAACGCAGGAATCAAGAATGGAGGTTTTGGGAGAAGCAGTGATGATGAACGCAACGAGTATGAACGCAGTGAGAAGAAGGTTGTGGGAGCGAGGGAAACAAAATGGGTCTTAACGTACTGAATGAATTCATATATTataatttactaaaaaaaaaatttggtaaataaggccttagacagcgcttttatgAAAAGCGCTGGCTAAGCTCACAAATTAAAAtggccttagacagcgctttgaAGGAAAGCGCTGGCACAGGAGGGGTCAATAGCAgcgcttctaaaagcgctgtataaggtaggccttatacagcgctttttttaaaaatttaaaaggccttagacagcgcttttgggaGAAGCGTTGTATAAGGTGACCTTGTCAAAAGCGCTGTATAAGGTAGGCCTTATACAGCGCTTTTGTTGtgattaatttaaataattttaaggccttagacaacgcttttggGAGAAGCGCTGTATAAGGTGGACCTTctcaaaagcgctgtctaaggtaggccatttagcagcgcttttaaaaagcgctgtctaagaccaTCCATTTAGCAGCGCTTTAAGCCATCTACGTATTCAGTTtccttatttttatttttttttaccGTGTAGCAGCGCTTTTGGagaaaagcgctgtctaaggggcGCTGCCAAAAACCTGTTTTGGCGTAGTgttattctgcatcaaaacaccacccaaacccaacaatgaagcatcacagtaaacctcaaatggttccgacggacttggtaatatcagaataggagcagtagttaaccttctctctaactcttggaaaccttcttcacattttgagtcccaaacaaacgcttgcccctttctagtcaacatcgtcaacggtaacgccaacttagaaaatccctcaatgaatttcctataataacctgcaagtccaagaaaactccttatcttagaaactgacttcggagcttcccacttagctaccgcttctatcttagaaggatcaacagcaacaccacctcttgaaaccacatgaccaagaaaactaacctcttctaaccaaaattcacacttggacagtttagcaattaacttcttttctcgtagaactcctaaaaccactctcaaatgttcagcatgctcttcttcagatttcgaatacaccaaaatatcatcaataaacaccacaacaaacttgtctaggtacgaatggaaaatcctattcatatactccataaataccccaggcgcattagtcacaccaaaaggcattacagaatactcataatgtccataccttgttctgaaagcagtcttctgaatatcctcagttttcacacgtatctgatgataccccgatctcaaatctattttgctgaacacactcgcaccaaccaactgatccatcaaatcatcaatcctcggcaaaggataccgattcttgatcgtcactttattcagttgcctgtagtccacacacaacctcatagtaccttctttcttcttaaccaataacactggtgcgccccacggtgacacactcggacgaataaatttcttatccaacagatcttccaactgactcttcaatttagttaactcaacagcagacatacggtacggagccatcgatatcggcctagtaccaggtaccaaatcaatcgagaactcaacttcacgctctggcggtaattcattcacttcttcaggaaacacatcaggaaaatcacacaccacggctagatcgcaaatcaccagtttatctttagcctccaaggtcgctaacagcataaacaactctgcctcatctgctactgcctcatcatagggagtgtaatacttcgacagctctgtgaacttagcagcatactcagtaatagaccggttgccctgcttcaattctaagaactctatctctttctttcctctgacatcctctggaaagtacttcctcaggaatctctctctgaacaccgcccaagtgatctcaacactcccagcagcttccaactcagtgcgggcagcaacccaccaatcatctgcttcctctgacagcatatgcgtaccgaacctgaccttctggttatcggcacactcagtcactcgtaagatcctctcgatctccttcaaccacttctgagcaccatctggatcgtatgctcccttgaacattggaggattgttcttctggaactcactcaattgacgagcagctcccaatcccacaacattcggattccctccaagtactccagctagcatacccagagcctcagcaatcgcagcatcgtctctacctcttccagccatctctattctgagttaatccaacaagctaaaacaataagtactgatagggttacacaacacctatcacatacagggaaacagaataattacgactcgactcgaccgactatgctctgataccactaatgtaacacccttctaaattaccccaataattaattaaaacaacaaaatataaatcagagtagatatgcaatttcagggtgtcacacttgacacttcacaccaatcaccaaataacttgtcatgctaatttattaatcaaaataaaacattgcacaattcgcagcggatagaaatctaacaacattcgaaccatgtaacacattacatgtaaaattgttcaacaaccaacaatgaaaacaaagtaaaacatcccgtcccgatgttacatataccagagcatgactcactaaggaactacactagactccaagcactagcttctactcaatcactgctctTTACCTGAAacataatcatactcaacacaaccacaaacacaaaacacacgtataatattggaatacatccattcatattatacgccatacatacattatgaaatgagactccatgcatgcggtaccgactattcgtgaacacatagttcaacctcaccgatcaaacccagatacggctaccatgctcactagtcccactcatttgagacctagtgactcactcactaattcctcaccatgggaattagctaccaccataaaggctatgctatgcacgctaaatcacctagcatgcaaacatcaacaacaatccacaatggacatatgctcacactctaagccataaacaactcactaattcctcaccatgggaattagctaccaccataaaggccatgttatacacgctaaatcacctagcacgcacacatcaacaacaattcacaatggacatacataatagatatattcacagcattatgcataccctcatacatcatcagcatatttatcacagaatcatatcatgtcatgccaaataataaatcacagtattagcacactctactaatacttatactgctcaaaaccacgggaaatgatccctactatatcatacatcagctaaattacatcactcagctgaaacgaccacAACTGCACACAACAtctcagaaaaatcaaacttctgcccatacaatatggacacaatatttaaatatcaatttttcacttttcgaacagcgttaacccgttaacgcatttggttaacctgttaacgcaagacagaatacaatttttcagtttttcaacactgttaaccggttaacgccctgggttaacctattaa encodes:
- the LOC127128123 gene encoding uncharacterized protein LOC127128123, which translates into the protein MVGKGKVHNNLGELLHTKPLPTGSLKVSVDIALEKDALLPHPDDVSDATLLGDAIGSFVAWPTDLIIVGYETPTKSKAKDKGIAREIESVASQKEIPVAKKTEISKRTGAKKKNPSKYRACLHTYLETTDISDGCVRLIPMDGAIFGFEYAEPLGKEDFDQILYHTQLSVGVINTYMRYLYDKLMGPRGLEQRFSFLNPMKTNLTEMIRKPDEVRTYVVERFMADTDREKLFFLPFNTGDGGHWLLVAINPFKEIVYYLDSLHKDWTTYPAMKTIVDTIIQTVRAQRKIQVPKRKANNITWNRVECPRQRNNIDCGYYTLRFMKETLLMDRTDIPSDYFDEYRCAYYSKDQLDEIKEELCQFIIELQVL